Within the Synechococcales cyanobacterium T60_A2020_003 genome, the region ACACGGCGATCCAAAAAATGTTGGAGGGGCTCGATGATCCGTTTACCCGCTTACTGAAACCGGATCAGTACCGGAGTTTACAAACCTCGACCTCTGGTGAGTTAACAGGAGTTGGCTTGCAAATTACACGCGATGCGGAGGACGGCGGCCTGCGGGTTATTGCTCCCATCGAAGGGTCACCCGCCGAGCAAGCCGGAATTCTGCCGAGCGATCGCATTACCAAGATCAATGGCTTCCCCACTGTAGATCTGACCTTGGATGAGGCCGCAGAGCGGATGCGAGGGCCCATTGGTAGTCAGGTGACGCTAACGATTGTGCGGAATACGGAATCCCCTGTTGACATTGACGTGGTGCGCGATCGCATTAGTCTCAATCCGGTTTATGCGGATCTGCGCACCTTAGACGACGAGAAGGTGGGCTATATTCGGTTGGCGCAATTCAACGCGAACGCCGCTGCTGAGGTTGCTAAAGCTGTTGAATCTTTGGAGAGCCAGGGGGCAGACGCCTACATTCTCGATCTTCGGAACAATCCAGGTGGATTGCTACAAGCCGGGATTGATGTCGCCCGCCTCTGGCTAGAGGAGGGTACGGTGGTCTACACCGTCAATCGTCAGGGCATTCAGGAAAGCTTTGAGGCTACGTCCCATGCCCTCACCCAAGATCCGCTGGTGGTGCTAGTGAATCAGGGCACCGCTAGTGCGAGTGAAATCTTGGCTGGAGCACTCCAGGATAACGGACGGGCAACCCTCGTGGGCGATCGCACCTTTGGCAAAGGGCTGATTCAATCCTTGTTCAGTCTTTCTGACGGTTCAGGACTCGCGGTAACGGTTGCAAAGTACGAAACTCCAGCTCACCACGACATTAACCGTCAGGGCATTCAGCCGGACTATCCGGTTCCGGGCGATCTGCTGACGCGGGCACAGGTCGGCACCCCGAACGATCCCCAATATCAAGCCGCATTGGATGTGCTAACTCAAAATGCAGTCTTGGCTCACGCTACCTAGGAGCACCAGTAGCAGCCGCACCTATCATGATCCGCTCCACGGGGCG harbors:
- a CDS encoding PDZ domain-containing protein, which produces MRKQLLRVGVFLTILIILGFSVLTPNAYAFSEEQKLVTEVWRIVDRAYVDDTFNDQNWWLVRQKALQQPLPDREAAYTAIQKMLEGLDDPFTRLLKPDQYRSLQTSTSGELTGVGLQITRDAEDGGLRVIAPIEGSPAEQAGILPSDRITKINGFPTVDLTLDEAAERMRGPIGSQVTLTIVRNTESPVDIDVVRDRISLNPVYADLRTLDDEKVGYIRLAQFNANAAAEVAKAVESLESQGADAYILDLRNNPGGLLQAGIDVARLWLEEGTVVYTVNRQGIQESFEATSHALTQDPLVVLVNQGTASASEILAGALQDNGRATLVGDRTFGKGLIQSLFSLSDGSGLAVTVAKYETPAHHDINRQGIQPDYPVPGDLLTRAQVGTPNDPQYQAALDVLTQNAVLAHAT